In Desulfopila inferna, a single genomic region encodes these proteins:
- the metG gene encoding methionine--tRNA ligase: MTAYITTPIYYVNAQPHLGHAYTTIVADTYSRYRRLCGDTVRFQTGTDEHGDKIVEAAEKENKQPQEYVDAVSAMFRQTWELLKISPDNFIRTTDPVHIRTVQHILQKVYEQGDIYFDEYSGLYCKGCERFLTEKELVDGNCPDHQTAPREITEQNYFFRMSKYQQQLIDHIQENPEFITPERYRNEVLSFLSEPLEDLCISRPTSRLTWGIPLPFDRDFVTYVWFDALINYLTGIGYPDGEDFQQYWEVAEHLIAKDILKPHAIYWPTMLMAIGLKPYAKLHVHGYWNVDDTKMSKSIGNVIRPAELVEQYGRDELRYFVLREMSFGLDSSFGHDAVIARKNSDLANDLGNLFSRSLAMLHKYCGGVAPSPGGQREPSDILLIETAEHMLADYRKYMQIFQFHKGLQAVWELVSQANKFIVVNEPWALAKDETKRVRLDTVLYNLLESLRLLALTISPVMPETAEKMVRGLGLQEKTDLTLSLTSGGRWGLFPAGVSMAQTAPLFPRVDVGEKIKKTDSSKAGPETKKTAEEGLITFEQFKKTELRVAEIISAEAVEKSDKLMLLTVQAHEQRTIVAGIAEHYSPDELIGMQVILVANMKPARIMGLRSEGMLLAAKSVENGRERLVLTTVSAPVPNGSSVA; the protein is encoded by the coding sequence ATGACAGCATATATTACAACCCCGATTTACTATGTTAATGCGCAGCCTCATTTAGGCCATGCCTATACCACCATAGTCGCCGATACCTACAGCAGATACCGCAGGCTCTGCGGAGATACCGTCCGTTTCCAGACTGGAACCGATGAACACGGGGATAAAATTGTAGAGGCGGCTGAGAAGGAAAACAAGCAGCCTCAGGAATATGTCGATGCCGTAAGCGCAATGTTCAGGCAAACCTGGGAGTTGTTGAAGATATCGCCAGATAATTTTATTAGAACCACCGATCCTGTGCATATTCGTACGGTTCAGCACATTTTGCAGAAGGTATATGAGCAAGGTGATATCTATTTCGATGAATATTCCGGACTCTACTGCAAGGGGTGCGAAAGGTTTCTCACCGAAAAAGAGCTGGTGGACGGCAACTGCCCTGACCACCAGACCGCGCCCCGTGAGATAACTGAGCAGAATTATTTCTTCAGGATGTCCAAATATCAGCAGCAGCTGATCGACCATATCCAGGAAAACCCGGAGTTTATTACACCGGAAAGATATCGCAACGAAGTCCTCTCCTTCCTCAGCGAGCCGCTCGAAGATCTTTGCATTTCGAGGCCGACCAGCAGGTTGACATGGGGAATTCCCTTGCCCTTTGACCGGGATTTCGTTACCTATGTCTGGTTTGATGCGCTGATCAACTATCTTACCGGAATAGGTTATCCCGACGGAGAGGATTTTCAGCAATACTGGGAGGTGGCCGAACATCTGATCGCCAAGGATATACTGAAGCCCCATGCCATATACTGGCCCACTATGCTGATGGCCATAGGCCTGAAACCCTATGCCAAACTTCATGTTCACGGTTACTGGAACGTCGATGATACCAAAATGTCAAAAAGCATCGGCAATGTCATCCGGCCCGCAGAGTTGGTTGAGCAGTACGGTCGTGATGAGCTTCGCTATTTTGTTCTGCGGGAAATGTCCTTCGGCCTCGATTCCTCTTTCGGACATGATGCCGTTATCGCCCGGAAGAATTCCGACCTGGCCAATGACCTCGGCAATCTTTTCAGCCGGTCCCTGGCCATGCTCCACAAATACTGCGGCGGCGTTGCCCCTTCACCCGGAGGACAGAGAGAGCCATCCGACATCCTGCTCATTGAAACAGCGGAACACATGCTTGCGGATTATCGCAAATATATGCAGATATTCCAGTTCCACAAAGGGCTGCAGGCCGTCTGGGAACTTGTCAGCCAGGCTAATAAGTTTATTGTTGTCAACGAACCGTGGGCGCTCGCCAAGGATGAAACGAAAAGAGTAAGGCTTGATACCGTACTCTATAATCTGCTTGAATCTCTGCGTCTTCTGGCACTGACCATTTCTCCGGTGATGCCGGAGACCGCTGAAAAGATGGTGCGTGGGCTGGGGCTGCAGGAAAAAACGGATCTTACCCTGAGCCTGACTTCCGGCGGCAGGTGGGGACTCTTTCCCGCCGGAGTCAGCATGGCTCAGACAGCTCCGCTTTTTCCCAGAGTTGATGTGGGCGAAAAAATAAAAAAAACGGATTCGTCAAAGGCAGGGCCTGAAACGAAAAAAACGGCTGAGGAGGGACTGATAACCTTTGAGCAGTTTAAAAAGACCGAACTCAGGGTTGCTGAAATCATCTCCGCCGAAGCAGTTGAAAAATCAGATAAATTGATGCTGCTCACCGTGCAGGCACACGAGCAGCGTACCATCGTCGCCGGAATTGCTGAACATTACAGTCCGGATGAGCTCATCGGTATGCAGGTAATTCTTGTTGCCAATATGAAGCCTGCCAGAATTATGGGATTGCGGTCGGAGGGCATGCTCCTTGCCGCAAAATCAGTGGAAAATGGCAGGGAACGCCTGGTCCTGACGACAGTGAGCGCTCCGGTGCCAAATGGCAGCAGTGTCGCCTAA
- a CDS encoding YggT family protein, with protein MFVAQNFLMAIAQLIDFVLTAYVWIIIGRAIISWVNADPYNPIVRFLYEATEPLLGRIRRVLPISVGGIDFSPLILIMAIMFLQSFLVPTLKQLAM; from the coding sequence ATGTTTGTGGCGCAGAATTTTCTAATGGCCATCGCCCAATTGATTGATTTTGTTTTAACGGCCTATGTCTGGATTATAATAGGAAGAGCTATTATTTCCTGGGTAAACGCCGATCCCTATAACCCGATAGTGAGGTTTCTCTATGAGGCGACCGAACCGCTGCTTGGAAGAATTCGGCGAGTGTTGCCGATTAGCGTAGGAGGAATAGATTTCTCTCCGTTGATTCTCATTATGGCAATAATGTTTTTGCAGAGTTTCCTTGTCCCTACTCTCAAGCAACTCGCAATGTAA
- a CDS encoding DivIVA domain-containing protein, which translates to MAITPQAIKDQEFQVKFRGYDTVEVKAYLELIAEEFFELLEQVRQQIDELDVIVEERDVLQADKRKLQEEIASTRGSSEVIRSEVAERDSEMAALRDEIEKLKKEIAILEKENSGKDYEIAEAQTRIKQREQAVQVEKNRNDKLAVKLEDMEKQNEMLRSEEIDFKSTLVAAQKFTNDLKMKSEQEAQAIINKAKADAEQLRQETFTELASYPAEIDRLKKMRNRVREDLEEVLKLCLENLDIFTEEDSADDYGELFQKIKLNNTNLEGVDLDAISMNFDLPGTEENRTDDIFSMKDEMGENRDNRD; encoded by the coding sequence ATGGCTATTACTCCCCAGGCTATCAAGGATCAAGAGTTTCAGGTAAAATTCAGAGGGTATGACACTGTCGAGGTAAAGGCCTACCTGGAGCTTATTGCAGAAGAGTTCTTTGAGCTGCTCGAGCAGGTTCGTCAGCAGATTGATGAGCTTGACGTTATCGTTGAAGAGAGGGATGTCCTGCAGGCTGATAAGAGGAAGCTGCAGGAGGAGATAGCCTCAACCCGCGGCAGTTCGGAAGTGATTCGATCGGAGGTTGCCGAGCGGGATAGTGAAATGGCCGCACTGCGTGACGAGATAGAGAAACTCAAAAAAGAAATAGCTATTCTGGAAAAAGAAAACAGCGGCAAAGACTATGAAATCGCTGAAGCGCAGACCCGGATCAAGCAGAGAGAGCAGGCTGTCCAGGTGGAAAAGAACAGAAACGACAAGCTGGCTGTTAAACTTGAGGACATGGAGAAACAAAATGAAATGCTGCGTAGCGAGGAAATTGATTTCAAGTCCACTCTGGTAGCCGCGCAGAAATTCACCAATGATCTGAAAATGAAAAGCGAGCAGGAGGCCCAGGCGATTATCAACAAGGCCAAGGCAGATGCCGAGCAGCTCAGACAGGAGACATTTACCGAACTGGCAAGTTATCCTGCTGAAATAGACAGGCTCAAAAAAATGAGAAACAGGGTGCGGGAAGATCTTGAGGAAGTTTTGAAGTTATGTCTTGAGAACCTGGATATTTTTACGGAAGAGGACAGCGCCGATGACTACGGCGAACTTTTCCAGAAAATCAAGCTGAACAACACCAATCTCGAAGGTGTCGATCTCGATGCCATCAGCATGAACTTCGATCTGCCCGGAACGGAAGAAAATAGAACCGATGATATCTTTTCCATGAAGGATGAGATGGGTGAAAACAGAGATAACCGTGATTGA
- a CDS encoding DUF167 domain-containing protein gives MFISASGNNRFALKIIVQPKARKTGIVGLHDGMLKLAVASPPVDGKANREVVAFLADLFELKKKEVIILRGEHSRKKTCLLGDLDADKIRKKITPYL, from the coding sequence GTGTTTATTAGCGCCTCAGGAAATAACAGGTTTGCGCTGAAGATAATCGTGCAGCCTAAAGCCCGCAAGACCGGAATCGTAGGGCTGCACGACGGTATGCTCAAGCTGGCAGTGGCTTCACCGCCGGTGGATGGAAAGGCAAACAGAGAGGTTGTCGCATTTCTTGCGGATTTATTTGAGCTGAAAAAAAAGGAAGTTATTATTCTTCGTGGTGAACATTCACGCAAGAAAACCTGTCTTCTGGGTGATCTTGATGCAGATAAAATCAGAAAAAAAATAACGCCATATTTATAA
- a CDS encoding triose-phosphate isomerase translates to MGEKRFVIGNWKSYKRFEEAKIWLDGFAGLYTPHDDVRVIIAPNFLCLEKTGEYLRSLDLKNVSLAAQDVSPFPKGPYTGAIAADLLKGTAEYVIVGHSERRRYFHETSQDVGNKVSETIDAGLTPIVCVDQPYAMSQLTSLNDIETDSVIIAYGPVESLNFRIPQTPEKIKEAAEFISQVHPKWPIVYGGALNPDIVDEYANIKGIAGLFVGSASLEAQSFHTILKAVCHTMNK, encoded by the coding sequence ATGGGTGAAAAACGTTTTGTCATCGGCAACTGGAAGTCGTATAAACGTTTTGAAGAGGCGAAGATCTGGCTCGATGGTTTTGCCGGACTCTATACGCCGCACGATGATGTGCGGGTAATTATAGCGCCGAATTTTCTCTGTCTCGAAAAAACCGGAGAGTATCTGCGATCACTTGATTTGAAAAACGTGTCCTTGGCCGCCCAGGATGTGTCACCTTTTCCCAAGGGGCCATATACCGGCGCAATAGCAGCTGATCTGCTCAAAGGGACGGCGGAATATGTGATTGTCGGCCATTCGGAGAGGAGACGATATTTTCACGAGACCTCTCAGGATGTCGGCAACAAGGTGAGTGAAACCATTGATGCCGGGCTCACGCCGATCGTTTGTGTCGATCAGCCCTATGCCATGTCTCAGCTGACCTCCTTAAACGATATTGAGACCGACTCGGTGATAATCGCCTATGGCCCGGTGGAATCTCTGAATTTCAGGATTCCGCAGACGCCGGAGAAGATCAAAGAGGCCGCCGAGTTCATCTCGCAGGTGCATCCCAAATGGCCTATTGTCTACGGCGGTGCCCTCAATCCCGATATCGTCGACGAGTATGCGAATATCAAGGGAATAGCTGGACTCTTTGTCGGTTCGGCAAGTCTTGAAGCACAGTCGTTTCATACCATTCTCAAGGCCGTCTGCCACACAATGAATAAGTGA
- a CDS encoding ABC1 kinase family protein, which produces MKIHSLKRTIQNTKRLAEILSVLTKFGFRGVIVDTGLSRIFDVKKEDAGEIHEKALPRSIRIRRVLEELGPTFIKLGQILSTRPDLIPPEWAEEFKKLQDRCTPVSYEEIQNVLTVEFAGRLELLFSSISEEPLAAASMAQVHKARLISGKDVVIKVIRPGNRQIVEEDMGLLQSLAQLVEQYFSNLGYSPMLVAKEFSREILKEVNLIYEGQATDRLRRYFEDDENISFPLVYWEASTRNVLTLEEIKGRRLSTISPDQLGAAERRDIVAKGTDAVFKQCLEFGFFHADPHPGNIFLLPENKLCFIDCGMTGQLDKKTTDLLIDLVAGIIRGNLDKLSRVVVELTDADPAITASRDFRSELQHLVSQVQESNLQRVDISTLLKDFFALLQRFHIQCPGELLLLTKALTVIESVAEYFDPTFDVLGHVEPQIRKVVSRRYSYSAIRDRMMKAAGSYLELLEGIPFDLQHFLDQIRRSSFTLNLELKRIENLAEKIDLASRVMGLAMIISALIVGSSILILADHISQEHGFLRTIGLIGLVLAGAYSFGFVVSILLPKKRR; this is translated from the coding sequence ATGAAAATCCATTCTCTGAAAAGGACCATTCAAAATACCAAAAGACTGGCAGAAATTCTTTCCGTTCTTACAAAATTCGGTTTCCGCGGTGTTATCGTCGATACCGGGCTTTCACGAATCTTTGACGTAAAGAAAGAAGATGCCGGTGAAATACACGAAAAAGCTCTGCCGAGATCCATACGCATACGCAGGGTCCTGGAGGAACTTGGGCCGACTTTCATCAAGCTTGGTCAGATCCTCTCAACCCGGCCGGACCTGATTCCACCCGAGTGGGCCGAGGAATTTAAAAAACTCCAGGATCGTTGCACTCCGGTGTCCTACGAAGAGATTCAAAATGTGCTCACCGTTGAATTTGCCGGCAGGCTCGAACTCCTGTTTTCCTCTATCAGCGAGGAACCCCTTGCCGCTGCATCCATGGCGCAGGTTCACAAAGCCAGGCTCATAAGCGGCAAGGATGTGGTCATCAAGGTTATTCGTCCCGGCAACCGTCAGATTGTCGAGGAGGACATGGGCCTTCTGCAGAGTCTGGCGCAACTGGTCGAACAGTATTTTTCCAATCTCGGCTACAGTCCGATGCTGGTGGCCAAAGAATTCTCCCGCGAGATTCTCAAAGAGGTCAATCTCATCTATGAAGGCCAGGCCACTGACAGACTGCGCCGCTATTTTGAAGATGATGAAAATATCAGCTTTCCCTTAGTGTATTGGGAAGCAAGCACCCGCAATGTCCTCACTCTGGAGGAAATTAAAGGCCGGAGGCTTTCCACCATCTCTCCCGATCAATTGGGTGCGGCAGAGCGCAGGGATATCGTGGCCAAGGGAACTGACGCGGTTTTCAAACAATGTCTTGAGTTCGGCTTTTTTCACGCCGACCCCCACCCGGGCAATATTTTTTTGTTGCCGGAAAACAAGCTCTGCTTCATCGACTGCGGCATGACCGGTCAGCTGGATAAAAAGACCACAGATCTGCTCATCGATCTGGTAGCCGGCATCATCCGCGGGAATCTCGACAAACTCAGCAGGGTCGTTGTCGAGCTGACCGACGCCGATCCCGCCATTACCGCAAGCCGCGATTTCCGCTCGGAACTGCAACATCTGGTAAGTCAGGTGCAGGAAAGCAACCTGCAACGAGTCGACATCAGTACTTTATTGAAAGATTTTTTCGCTCTACTGCAGCGCTTTCATATCCAGTGCCCGGGTGAGCTTCTCCTGCTCACCAAAGCTCTGACCGTCATCGAAAGCGTCGCTGAATATTTTGATCCGACCTTTGATGTCCTTGGCCATGTCGAACCGCAGATACGCAAGGTGGTCTCACGCCGATACAGCTACAGCGCCATCCGGGACAGAATGATGAAGGCAGCGGGGAGCTACCTGGAACTGCTGGAGGGCATACCTTTTGATCTCCAGCACTTTCTGGATCAAATCCGCCGCAGCAGCTTTACCCTCAACCTTGAACTGAAACGCATTGAAAATCTGGCTGAAAAAATAGACCTGGCCAGCCGGGTCATGGGATTGGCCATGATCATATCGGCACTCATCGTGGGATCATCCATACTCATCCTGGCCGATCATATCTCACAGGAGCACGGTTTTCTGCGGACCATAGGGCTTATCGGCCTGGTCCTTGCCGGCGCTTACTCCTTCGGCTTCGTCGTCTCCATTCTTCTCCCCAAAAAGAGAAGGTAG
- a CDS encoding HDOD domain-containing protein gives MSQAHLDAIYSRINSFPSLPATVSNVLKVTGDPESSANDLMIAILPDQSMCAALLKIANSAFFGLPRQVSTVEKAVMVLGFDEIKNIVLGKAVFNSFKELQSSNKQSIEQFWSHSFTCGLAAKIIAERVGLSPSEMFIAGLIHDIGKLAMLITFPNIYSHLLRNSEENWLQSCDNERELFFISHDEVAHRILKRWLFPPRLLNSVGFHHRPGETGKMQLFSSAIQIADVIAHIFHAPWGSSSTAHRTLILNMQADIFDIWHELELPCSSEEIQIWFDLLRISRERDTAILSIFTS, from the coding sequence ATGTCGCAGGCTCACCTTGATGCAATCTACAGCCGGATCAATTCTTTTCCTTCTCTGCCGGCAACTGTCTCCAATGTGCTGAAGGTAACCGGCGATCCGGAAAGCTCCGCCAATGATCTGATGATAGCTATTCTTCCCGATCAATCAATGTGCGCTGCTCTTCTGAAAATCGCCAACTCCGCATTTTTCGGCCTGCCTCGACAGGTCTCCACTGTTGAAAAAGCCGTTATGGTGCTGGGTTTTGATGAAATTAAAAATATTGTTCTGGGAAAAGCAGTCTTCAACTCTTTCAAAGAACTCCAGAGCAGCAACAAACAGAGCATCGAACAATTCTGGTCCCACTCTTTTACCTGCGGACTGGCCGCAAAAATCATTGCCGAACGTGTTGGACTGTCCCCCAGCGAGATGTTTATCGCCGGCCTGATTCATGATATCGGCAAACTTGCCATGCTGATTACCTTCCCAAATATTTATTCCCATTTACTCAGAAACTCGGAAGAAAACTGGCTGCAGAGCTGCGACAACGAAAGAGAACTCTTTTTTATCAGCCACGATGAGGTGGCCCACAGGATTCTGAAACGCTGGCTCTTTCCACCCAGGCTCCTGAATTCGGTAGGCTTTCATCACAGGCCGGGCGAAACGGGCAAGATGCAATTGTTTTCCTCGGCAATTCAGATAGCCGACGTCATCGCGCACATCTTCCATGCCCCATGGGGATCTTCGTCCACTGCCCACAGGACGCTGATCCTCAATATGCAGGCTGACATTTTCGATATCTGGCATGAGCTTGAACTTCCATGCAGCAGTGAAGAGATTCAAATCTGGTTCGATCTCCTGCGAATAAGCCGGGAAAGGGATACCGCCATCCTCTCTATTTTCACTTCCTGA
- the dnaG gene encoding DNA primase: MGFIETRQDITASVKEQADIVKIIGEYVELKRSGIRYLGCCPFHNEKTPSFSVHGPQQFYHCFGCHESGDVFSFLMKYHNYDFPTALKYLADKFNIALPRKKVTRKEKEREEKLQRMYDVTEKAARIYRQQLHDEKEDGAARLYLREREIPEDIQSLFQIGYAPAKEAAGWNFLETRLSSAEAEIAEQVGLLARGEKGGRYDRFRDRILFPIFDAKGRIIGFGGRIVGQGQPKYMNSPESPIYNKSRNLLGLYQQREEIRRSRKAIIVEGNFDLISLVTHGCTNVVAPLGTALTASQIRLLSRYSEEMILLFDGDEAGVKAAVRAAPYFLAEKVHARVALLPPGHDPDTFVRQKGLDALQALLAGAGDLSEFLVEHLIQQHGLTLEGKSRIAEEIKPLVTAAHSPLQRSVIIAHFADRLGVDPQRLEESVSSEENGAQRMKEVARPQQEREEIRLQPLSPAQKRLAEFMVMNPRYFKELEEKNLRETLRGGVGEILFLQIKMMTAANSEVQPEEIFSALPEGPERNIVADMLFNASRSDFIGSAADQAEEELQELLEWLDGQNQRNLSRSLTLQIEQAQKENDFVALEKLLLQKQTIEREMRGYGE; encoded by the coding sequence ATGGGATTTATTGAAACACGTCAGGACATCACTGCGTCCGTCAAGGAACAGGCCGATATCGTTAAAATTATAGGTGAATATGTCGAACTGAAGCGAAGCGGAATTCGCTATCTGGGATGCTGCCCCTTTCATAACGAAAAGACTCCTTCATTTTCGGTGCATGGGCCTCAGCAGTTTTATCATTGTTTCGGCTGTCATGAGTCCGGCGATGTTTTTTCATTCCTGATGAAGTATCACAATTACGATTTTCCCACAGCCCTGAAATATCTTGCCGATAAGTTTAATATTGCACTTCCTCGGAAAAAAGTCACCAGAAAGGAAAAAGAAAGAGAGGAAAAACTTCAGCGGATGTACGATGTCACGGAGAAGGCCGCACGTATATATAGACAGCAACTCCACGACGAGAAGGAGGATGGTGCCGCCCGGCTATATCTGCGAGAAAGGGAAATCCCTGAGGATATCCAGTCCCTTTTTCAAATAGGATATGCTCCGGCCAAGGAGGCGGCCGGCTGGAATTTTCTGGAGACCCGGCTGTCCTCGGCCGAAGCTGAAATAGCCGAGCAGGTAGGCCTTCTGGCCCGAGGCGAGAAAGGTGGGCGCTATGACAGGTTCAGAGACAGAATTCTTTTTCCTATTTTTGATGCCAAGGGCAGGATCATAGGTTTTGGCGGCCGCATAGTCGGGCAGGGGCAGCCCAAGTATATGAACTCTCCGGAAAGTCCTATTTACAACAAAAGCAGAAATTTACTCGGTCTCTATCAACAGAGAGAGGAAATCCGACGAAGTAGAAAAGCGATTATCGTCGAGGGAAACTTCGATCTGATATCTCTGGTTACCCATGGCTGCACCAACGTTGTTGCCCCGTTGGGAACAGCGCTCACCGCTTCCCAGATTCGCCTGTTGAGCAGATACAGCGAGGAGATGATTCTGCTGTTTGACGGAGATGAGGCAGGGGTCAAGGCGGCGGTGAGGGCGGCCCCGTATTTTCTGGCGGAGAAAGTTCATGCCAGGGTGGCGCTGCTTCCACCGGGCCACGATCCTGATACATTTGTGCGACAAAAAGGCCTGGATGCTTTGCAGGCTCTTCTTGCAGGAGCCGGGGATCTCTCCGAATTTCTGGTGGAACACCTTATACAGCAACATGGTCTCACTCTTGAAGGGAAAAGCAGGATAGCTGAGGAGATAAAACCATTGGTCACTGCGGCCCACTCTCCATTGCAGCGTTCGGTCATCATTGCCCATTTTGCCGATAGATTAGGGGTTGACCCGCAAAGACTTGAAGAATCAGTGAGTTCGGAGGAAAATGGAGCTCAGCGGATGAAGGAAGTGGCGCGGCCTCAACAGGAAAGAGAGGAAATCAGACTGCAGCCCCTCTCTCCTGCACAAAAAAGGCTAGCTGAATTTATGGTTATGAATCCACGCTACTTCAAGGAGCTTGAAGAGAAGAATCTGCGCGAAACACTGCGAGGGGGAGTTGGAGAGATACTTTTTCTACAGATCAAAATGATGACGGCAGCAAACTCCGAAGTGCAGCCGGAAGAGATTTTTTCGGCCTTGCCTGAAGGCCCCGAGAGAAATATCGTGGCAGATATGCTCTTTAATGCCTCCCGCTCCGATTTTATCGGCAGCGCTGCTGACCAGGCGGAGGAGGAACTGCAGGAGTTGCTTGAGTGGCTGGATGGGCAGAATCAACGTAATCTTTCCAGGAGCTTGACTTTACAGATAGAACAGGCGCAAAAAGAAAATGATTTTGTCGCCCTGGAAAAGCTGTTACTGCAAAAACAAACCATTGAGAGGGAGATGAGAGGATACGGAGAATAG
- a CDS encoding sigma-70 family RNA polymerase sigma factor yields the protein MGLETQDSINEIDQDYEESEEISEEDSDVDDLTGIFSPEEEDVVFLPEDVSENRRSKEKDRRRGSSGDRRRGDRRRLSRSYEKEGKHSVDPMNIYLREMGSLTLLSHEEELKLAKKMEDGKRRIQNAVFSTSLAIPAIRQIADELETGKKKVHQVINGVPENQPSLVARERKEFFKAVKAALKLDEKRELLRKQLISMHPVELREVEEINKAIVNIGREIAAHFEKKIICSPCVNAVASGLEELSRRFRYVLMEILREYKIRAADAGGDINPEALETKVNLQFLEESCVTNQTLKELLYEIEEGRQMSKEAKEALVRANLRLVISVSKKFVNRGLQFADLIQEGNIGLMKAVEKFDYHRGYKFSTYATWWIRQSITRGIADQGRTIRLPVHMIETINRLLRVSKDFMLEEHREPTPEEMAEQLGTEVAKVKSALKIAKDAISLDTPVGDDGETFLGDFIEDSGKLSPHEATMVTSLRECLKYVMSSLSPREAKVLRMRYGIDVDCDHTLEEVGKCFAVTRERIRQIEAQAIQKLKHPSRIEELRVFMVDH from the coding sequence ATGGGTCTTGAAACTCAGGACAGCATAAACGAAATTGATCAGGATTATGAAGAATCCGAGGAAATATCTGAGGAGGATTCAGATGTTGATGATTTAACAGGCATATTTTCCCCGGAAGAAGAAGATGTTGTATTTCTTCCAGAAGATGTGTCTGAAAATCGCCGTTCCAAGGAAAAAGACCGCCGTCGCGGTTCTTCTGGAGACCGCAGAAGGGGAGACCGGCGCCGATTATCCAGAAGTTATGAAAAAGAGGGGAAGCATTCGGTGGATCCGATGAATATTTACCTGCGTGAGATGGGTTCGCTCACACTGCTGAGTCACGAAGAAGAACTCAAGCTCGCCAAAAAGATGGAAGACGGGAAGAGAAGGATACAGAATGCTGTTTTTTCTACATCTCTTGCTATTCCGGCAATCAGGCAGATAGCGGATGAGCTGGAAACGGGAAAAAAGAAGGTACACCAGGTGATTAATGGTGTTCCCGAAAATCAACCATCCCTTGTCGCCAGAGAAAGGAAGGAGTTTTTCAAGGCAGTGAAAGCCGCTCTGAAGCTTGATGAGAAGCGGGAGCTCCTGCGCAAGCAGCTTATTTCCATGCATCCCGTAGAGTTGCGGGAAGTTGAGGAGATAAATAAAGCAATTGTTAATATCGGCAGGGAGATAGCGGCGCATTTTGAGAAAAAGATTATCTGCTCACCCTGTGTCAATGCCGTTGCCTCAGGTCTCGAAGAGCTTTCAAGAAGATTCAGATATGTTCTCATGGAAATATTGCGGGAATATAAAATTCGCGCAGCGGATGCGGGTGGAGACATAAATCCGGAGGCTCTGGAGACAAAGGTCAACCTGCAGTTTCTCGAGGAGTCCTGCGTCACCAACCAGACTCTGAAAGAGCTTCTCTATGAGATCGAAGAGGGGCGCCAGATGAGCAAAGAGGCGAAAGAAGCGCTGGTGCGCGCCAATCTGCGTCTGGTAATATCAGTATCGAAAAAATTCGTCAACAGGGGCCTGCAGTTTGCCGACCTGATCCAGGAAGGCAATATTGGACTGATGAAGGCTGTCGAAAAATTTGATTACCATCGCGGCTATAAATTCAGCACCTATGCCACTTGGTGGATTCGCCAGTCCATTACCCGCGGGATTGCCGATCAGGGCAGGACAATCCGGCTTCCGGTTCATATGATTGAAACGATAAACAGACTGCTCAGGGTTTCCAAGGACTTTATGCTCGAAGAGCATCGCGAACCGACTCCTGAAGAAATGGCAGAGCAGCTCGGCACCGAAGTCGCCAAGGTTAAATCCGCCTTAAAGATCGCCAAGGACGCCATTTCCCTGGATACACCGGTTGGAGATGACGGGGAAACCTTCCTTGGTGACTTCATTGAGGACAGCGGCAAGCTGAGTCCGCATGAAGCTACGATGGTGACCAGCCTGCGTGAATGTCTGAAATATGTCATGTCTTCTCTTTCTCCGCGAGAGGCAAAGGTTTTACGAATGCGCTACGGCATAGACGTGGATTGCGATCATACGCTGGAGGAGGTTGGTAAATGCTTTGCCGTAACCCGGGAACGAATACGGCAGATTGAAGCGCAGGCAATCCAGAAATTGAAGCATCCCTCACGAATCGAAGAACTGCGGGTTTTTATGGTTGATCACTAG